A window of the Cannabis sativa cultivar Pink pepper isolate KNU-18-1 chromosome X, ASM2916894v1, whole genome shotgun sequence genome harbors these coding sequences:
- the LOC133032757 gene encoding uncharacterized protein LOC133032757 translates to MWNSYNQFLKSGSNPSRIDFDNVIPRYMVGEYLFCNTPWVLTDHVLMYVNIQKHKHWILVHFDIKERMLNIYNSMSGAVNKKRALDHVKAYSSMLPFYLEYLDVYSSRPDLNLDQGPYSVGKREPLNFKFIDGLPSQVNRDCGVFVIKFAEFFIRGKIHDIPANMSDLVAVYRDDIAVSLFIHAKRKQIGGYITDDEVMKKGKKSKDKANVKGKDIPKGKRKAK, encoded by the exons ATGTGGAATTCGTacaatcaatttttgaaatcggGTTCTAATCCTTCTAGGATTGACTTTGATAATGTCATTCCTAGATACATGGTTGGTGAGTATTTGTTTTGTAATACTCCTTGGGTGCTTACTGACCATGTTCTTATGTATGTCAATATTCAAAAGCACAAACATTGGATATTGGTCCATTTTGACATCAAGGAGAGGATGTTGAACATATATAACTCCATGTCTGGTGCTGTCAACAAGAAACGCGCTTTGGATCATGTCAAAGCTTATTCTTCTATGCTGCCGTTTTATTTGGAGTATCTTGATGTGTATTCTTCTAGGCCGGATCTTAATTTGGATCAAGGTCCATATTCCGTTGGGAAAAGAGAGCCTTTGAATTTCAAGTTCATAGATGGTCTTCCAAGTCAAGTCAATAG GGACTGTGGAGTGTTTGTCATTAAATTTGCTGAATTTTTCATTCGTGGGAAAATTCATGACATTCCAGCTAACATGTCTGATTTGGTAGCCGTATATAGAGATGATATTGCTGTGAGCTTGTTTATTCATGCTAAGAGGAAACAAATTGGTGGTTATATAACGGATGATGAAGTGATGAAAAAGGGCAAGAAATCAAAGGATAAGGCAAATGTCAAAGGGAAGGATATTCCAAAGGGAAAGCGCAAAGCGAAATGA
- the LOC133032396 gene encoding uncharacterized protein LOC133032396, translating to MDANNNIFILAFGIGDSEKMACSWEWFFTKLRETFGDREGLTIISDRHKSIEKAVSSVYPNHFHGACIFHLLNNIKTNFGVHGDDLTINFVKAAKTYKLTSFERYMAEIDRIDKRIRPYLERIGHEVWTRSHCPTRRYTMMTSNIAESINSAILAARSLPITTMIECFRSLVQKWVWKNGNEAHGIFTEVASDAEKLLRDNLLKAIKYQVIAITTIQYQVKVQEKGDFTINILERTCSCRRFQLDEIPCSHAIAVFAKRGLRAYDYVADYYKTATMKATYERTVHPLPNEREWTIPESMERIVWPPKSRKPAGRPRKKRIRSKGEPKVVLKCTRCGKVGHNRRTCNNPQLYKPPKQNNNSNESKKNE from the exons ATGGATGCAAACAACAACATATTCATTCTAGCATTTGGGATAGGAGACTCGGAGAAAATGGCTTGCTCTTGGGAATGGTTCTTCACAAAACTAAGGGAAACATTCGGAGATAGAGAAG GTTTGACAATAATATCAGACAGGCATAAGAGTATAGAGAAGGCGGTGAGCAGTGTCTACCCAAACCACTTCCACGGAGCATGCATCTTCCACCTGCTAAACAACATCAAAACCAACTTTGGAGTACATGGAGATGATCTGACCATAAACTTTGTAAAGGCAGCAAAGACGTACAAGCTCACCTCATTCGAGAGATACATGGCAGAGATAGATAGAATAGACAAACGAATAAGACCATACCTTGAGAGAATTGGACATGAGGTTTGGACCAGGAGCCACTGTCCTACAAGAAGATACACAATGATGACTTCAAACATAGCAGAATCAATAAATTCGGCGATCCTAGCTGCAAGATCATTACCTATAACAACAATGATTGAGTGCTTCAGAAGCCTTGTACAAAAATGGGTGTGGAAAAATGGCAATGAAGCACATGGAATATTTACTGAAGTAGCATCAGATGCTGAAAAACTACTGAGAGACAACCTGCTTAAAGCAATAAAATACCAG gtcATCGCAATCACAACAATCCAGTACCAAGTAAAGGTGCAAGAAAAAGGTGATTTCACaatcaacatattggaaagaaCATGCAGCTGCAGAAGGTTCCAACTAGATGAGATACCATGCTCACATGCAATAGCTGTATTTGCAAAAAGAGGATTAAGAGCTTATGACTATGTTGCCGATTATTACAAAACAGCAACAATGAAGGCAACCTATGAAAGAACTGTACATCCTCTACCAAATGAAAGAGAATGGACTATACCTGAGAGCATGGAGAGAATAGTGTGGCCACCAAAATCAAGAAAACCAGCCGGGAGACCTAGAAAGAAAAGAATAAGATCAAAAGGAGAACCAAAAGTTGTCTTGAAATGTACAAGGTGCGGAAAAGTTGGCCACAACCGAAGAACGTGCAATAACCCACAGCTTTACAAACCACCAAAACAGAATAACAATAGCAACGAgtcaaagaagaatgaatga